The Elusimicrobiota bacterium sequence TAACATAAGCAGATGTTCTGCGTTTTGAAGAAGAGTTTCATTAATTTTTTCAGGTTCTGCAGGTAAAAGCTTTAATTGCTCTTCCAGTTTTTTCTTTTCTTCTTTGAGACTGGAGGTTATTTCTGTGATTTGTTGCTTTTCTTCCTGGAGTTTTAATAAATCTTTCTCTGTCTTTGACCGGATGGTTTTCTCTTCCTGGAGAGATGTAGTAGTTTTTTCTTTTTCTTGCTGTAGTTCAGTTATCTGCTGCTCGAACTGATGGATCTTTGTATTTATCTCCTCATGTCCGGGTAGTGCTTTCAAATTTTCTTTTAACTGCTCAATTTCCATCCGTAGTGTTTCATTTTGTTCTTTTAAAAATTGATTCTCTGTCTGATATTTTCCGGCTAGGAATAGTGCTTGTTTTTCCAGAGGTTTCATTAATACTTGTTGTTGTTGTTCTATGGCTTTTTGTATAGCTTCATTTAAGTTTTCAGTGGTTAAGGTTGTTGCCTGTTGTTGCAGGTTGTTGCCTGTTGTTGCCTGTTGTTTCATGTTGTTGCAAGTTGTTGTTTCATGTTGTTGCACTTTATAACCTAAAAATTCTTCAAGTGTTGTTATATCTACTTCAAATATAATTTTTCCATGTTGTTGCACTTTGTGACATGGTAATTTTCCTTTACGAATATATCTGTAAATAGACGTTGTTGTTAAGCCTGTAATCTTTGCTGTTTCTTGAATTGTTAGACGTTGTTTCATGTTGTTTCACCCGAAAGTAAAATTCTCTCTTATATTGTATAAGTCCTGTATAGTAAATAATTTTTATTATTTTATATGCAATTTTTATATTAAAAACAGTCGTTTTTGATACTGCAATTGGAGTCCATTAAAAACCGAGGGCTGATAAAAATTATGCCGCCATTTTTTCAAGATTTTTACCGGTCTGAAATTCAGGATACCATCGTTGGAATGTTTCTACCAGTTCATTATTCAATGTTTTTGTTCTCACCTGGAGTAGTAATTCCACATGAATCATGCAAAAATGTATCTCTTTGCAGACAGGCTATTTCTTTCATAACCAGAGGATAATGTGTTTTAGCTTCAATAATTGTGGCATGACCATCATAGCTGCAGTGTGCTGGAAAGTAAACAAAAGTTTATTATAAATATAGCCTTCAGTTTTTAATGGACTCTCCATTTTCATTTATATTTCTTGATTTTAAAAACCTGTATTCAATTAACACCACCGGAAATGTTATAAATGGATAAAGCAGCATTAAAAGAGAAAAAATTATCAATGAAGAGTTATTATTTATATAAGATGGCCATATACCTGGACCGATTATTAT is a genomic window containing:
- a CDS encoding helix-turn-helix domain-containing protein; this encodes MKQRLTIQETAKITGLTTTSIYRYIRKGKLPCHKVQQHGKIIFEVDITTLEEFLGYKVQQHETTTCNNMKQQATTGNNLQQQATTLTTENLNEAIQKAIEQQQQVLMKPLEKQALFLAGKYQTENQFLKEQNETLRMEIEQLKENLKALPGHEEINTKIHQFEQQITELQQEKEKTTTSLQEEKTIRSKTEKDLLKLQEEKQQITEITSSLKEEKKKLEEQLKLLPAEPEKINETLLQNAEHLLMLKLQNEEIEKKYLEMESILKSEEKKKQELDFRLKVKDQEKMALADRLKFEEEKRKVEEQDKKELEEKLLAEQEYKKKQVEEKQHLEAELKKIQEQAEEWKKKALKPWWKFWG